Proteins found in one Coffea eugenioides isolate CCC68of chromosome 5, Ceug_1.0, whole genome shotgun sequence genomic segment:
- the LOC113770538 gene encoding uncharacterized protein LOC113770538 isoform X2, producing MRFLREFMACCGSCSSTSTVKEEARLLVASAPPPGSETCGIRGRKRGRATGTGRSGRNSSSGGEWRPSLSSICEDNVLHERNKIDHHRHHHDHQEVPITVVQSSSSSSPSSERSLKRKITSAARPRSHCPREDVRRPAVHAVMPTFSPAPFMF from the exons ATGAGGTTCCTACGGGAATTCATGGCATGTTGTGGTTCATGCTCTTCAACATCGACGGTCAAGGAAGAAGCAAGGTTGTTGGTGGCTTCGGCGCCACCGCCTGGCTCCGAAACATGCGGGATCAGAGGGCGGAAGCGAGGCAGGGCGACGGGGACGGGAAGGTCTGGTCGTAATTCCTCTTCCGGCGGGGAATGGCGGCCATCCTTGTCTTCGATTTGTGAAGACAACGTTTTACATGAGAGGAACAAAATTGATCATCATCGTCATCATCATGATCATCAAGAGGTGCCTATCACCGTCGTccaatcatcatcatcatcatcaccatCATCTGAGCGGAGTCTTAAAAGGAAGATTACGTCAGCGGCTAGACCTCGTTCCCATTGTCCTCGAGAAGATGTCAG GCGACCGGCAGTGCATGCAGTGATGCCAACGTTTTCACCAGCACCCTTCATGTTCTGA
- the LOC113770538 gene encoding uncharacterized protein LOC113770538 isoform X1, producing MRFLREFMACCGSCSSTSTVKEEARLLVASAPPPGSETCGIRGRKRGRATGTGRSGRNSSSGGEWRPSLSSICEDNVLHERNKIDHHRHHHDHQEVPITVVQSSSSSSPSSERSLKRKITSAARPRSHCPREDVSFRRPAVHAVMPTFSPAPFMF from the exons ATGAGGTTCCTACGGGAATTCATGGCATGTTGTGGTTCATGCTCTTCAACATCGACGGTCAAGGAAGAAGCAAGGTTGTTGGTGGCTTCGGCGCCACCGCCTGGCTCCGAAACATGCGGGATCAGAGGGCGGAAGCGAGGCAGGGCGACGGGGACGGGAAGGTCTGGTCGTAATTCCTCTTCCGGCGGGGAATGGCGGCCATCCTTGTCTTCGATTTGTGAAGACAACGTTTTACATGAGAGGAACAAAATTGATCATCATCGTCATCATCATGATCATCAAGAGGTGCCTATCACCGTCGTccaatcatcatcatcatcatcaccatCATCTGAGCGGAGTCTTAAAAGGAAGATTACGTCAGCGGCTAGACCTCGTTCCCATTGTCCTCGAGAAGATGTCAG TTTCAGGCGACCGGCAGTGCATGCAGTGATGCCAACGTTTTCACCAGCACCCTTCATGTTCTGA
- the LOC113769897 gene encoding 60S ribosomal protein L8 produces the protein MGRVIRAQRKGRCSVFKSHTHHRKGPARFRSLDFGERNGYLKGVVTEVLHDPGRGAPLARVSFRHPFRYQQQKELFVAAEGMFTGQFVYCGKKATLMVGNVLPLRSIPEGAVVCNVEHKMGDRGVFARASGDYAIVISHNPDNGTTRIKLPSGAKKIVPSGCRAMIGQVAGGGRTEKPLLKAGNAYHKYRVKRNCWPKVRGVAMNPVEHPHGGGNHQHIGHASTVRRDAPPGQKVGLIAARRTGRLRGQAAATAAKADKA, from the exons ATGGGTCGTGTGATCCGAGCTCAACGTAAGGGAAGATGCTCCGTCTTCAAATCCCACACCCACCACCGCAAGGGCCCCGCCCGCTTCCGTTCTCTGGACTTCGGCGAGCGCAACGGCTACTTGAAAGGAGTCGTCACCGAAGTCCTTCACGACCCGGGTCGCGGTGCCCCGTTAGCCCGTGTCAGTTTCCGCCACCCTTTCCGTTACCAGCAACAGAAGGAGTTGTTTGTTGCCGCCGAAGGAATGTTTACTGGGCAATTCGTTTACTGCGGGAAGAAAGCTACTTTGATGGTCGGAAATGTTTTGCCCCTCAGATCCATCCCTGAAGGAGCTGTGGTTTGCAACGTGGAGCATAAGATGGGTGACCGTGGTGTCTTTGCTAGAGCCTCTGGTGATTATGCTATCGTTATCAGTCACAACCCTGATAACGGAACCACTAG GATCAAGCTTCCATCTGGAGCTAAGAAGATTGTGCCCAGTGGGTGCCGTGCTATGATTGGTCAGGTTGCTGGAGGTGGACGTACTGAGAAGCCCCTTCTTAAGGCTGGTAATGCTTACCACAAGTACCGCGTGAAGAGGAACTGCTGGCCTAAGGTTCGTGGTGTTGCTATGAATCCTGTGGAACATCCTCATGGTGGTGGTAACCATCAACATATTGGTCATGCTAGCACAGTTCGCCGTGATGCACCACCTGGTCAAAAGGTTGGTCTTATTGCCGCACGTAGGACTGGTCGTCTCCGAGGTCAAGCTGCCGCTACAGCTGCCAAAGCTGATAAGGCTTAA
- the LOC113770655 gene encoding organelle RRM domain-containing protein 2, mitochondrial-like — MAMKAAAIKLKAAAAPSTGFRALLFSTSRFPFNQPSPAQKPPPAEPSTNLFVSGLSKRTTNEGLRGAFEKFGNVVDAKVVCDRVSGFSKGFGFVRYATVQEAEAGIKGMDGQFLDGWVIFAEYARPRNPSPPTQNGPSNGFGSTNFR, encoded by the exons ATGGCGATGAAGGCAGCAGCTATCAAGTTGAAGGCCGCCGCGGCGCCTAGCACCGGTTTTAGGGCTCTTCTATTCTCGACGTCAAGATTCCCATTTAATCAACCGTCCCCTGCTCAGAAGCCGCCTCCTGCTGAACCCTCCACCAATCTCTTCGTTTCCG GACTCAGCAAACGTACAACTAATGAGGGTCTCCGAGGTGCCTTTGAGAAGTTCGGAAATGTGGTCGATG CAAAAGTGGTCTGTGATCGAGTGTCTGGATTTTCAAAAGGTTTTGGTTTTGTTAGATATGCAACTGTACAAGAAGCTGAGGCTGGTATTAAGGGCATGGATGGCCAG TTTCTGGATGGCTGGGTTATCTTCGCAGAGTATGCAAGACCAAGAAATCCTTCTCCACCAACTCAAAATGGTCCTTCAAATGGTTTCGGCAGCACTAATTTtcgatga
- the LOC113770575 gene encoding organelle RRM domain-containing protein 2, mitochondrial-like, whose amino-acid sequence MALRAAAKTAATAATAASPRGLRSLLFSTSTFPFNLPQSQTEKPPPAEPSTNLFVSGLSKRTTTEGLRTAFEKFGQVVDAKVVTDRASGFSKGFGFVRYGSLEDAAAGIEGMDGKFLDGWVIFAEYARPRNTLPPPQNSFPRGVNNTRFQS is encoded by the exons ATGGCGTTGAGAGCGGCGGCGAAGACAGCTGCGACGGCGGCCACGGCTGCGTCGCCGAGGGGTCTGAGGTCCCTTTTATTTTCCACATCAACCTTTCCATTCAATCTACCGCAGTCTCAAACGGAGAAACCTCCTCCTGCTGAGCCCTCCACCAATCTCTTCGTCTCCG GTCTCAGCAAACGTACAACCACTGAAGGTCTCAGAACCGCCTTTGAGAAGTTTGGTCAAGTGGTTGATG CAAAAGTGGTAACTGATCGTGCATCTGGTTTTTCAAAGGGATTTGGTTTTGTTAGATATGGATCCTTAGAAGATGCTGCTGCCGGTATAGAGGGCATGGATGGCAAG TTTTTGGATGGCTGGGTTATCTTCGCTGAATATGCAAGACCAAGAAATACTCTGCCGCCACCTCAAAATTCGTTCCCCCGTGGTGTCAATAACACACGTTTCCAGAGTTGA
- the LOC113770537 gene encoding organic cation/carnitine transporter 4 has protein sequence MTEAASRDPNVPDLQTPFLPRGKDADGGDYRKHEKLCIDDMLQKYCGEFGFWQLRHFILASLAWALEAFHTMVMIFADREPGWRCLDGAAGSGCYPEAKSVCELEPGSWEWIGGPGTSTVAEFGLVCGQKYKVGLVQALFFGGCMIGAGVFGHLSDSRLGRKGSLIVVCILNGIFGCLTALSPGYRTYVLLRVLTGFSTGGAGLCSFVLSTEPIGPTKRGIAGMSTFYFFSGGIAVLSGIAYIFQSWRNLYIASSIPSVVFLAILCPFVSESPRWCLIRGKLSKAMKIMTNVAKSNGKHLPDGVILALDDDVNNHESKVRSDAKTDSGSKEAVTGSVVDVVRFPVTRVRLFLAVAINFTCSVVYYGLSLNVVNLGTNLYLGVLLNAVAELPAYFLTAILLDRFGRKPLAIGTQWFSGLFCVIGCLFKWFGTLEVVQMICGVLGIFGMAGTYNLLFIYTVELFPTVVRNAALGCATQAAQMGAILSPFVVVLGGGLPFAVFGACGILGGVLAYGLPETLNKPLYDTMTGMEDGEREGTVV, from the exons ATGACAGAAGCGGCGTCGCGGGATCCCAACGTCCCGGACCTCCAGACCCCTTTCCTCCCCCGGGGGAAAGACGCCGACGGCGGAGACTATCGCAAACATGAAAAGCTATGCATAGATGACATGTTACAAAAATACTGCGGGGAGTTTGGGTTCTGGCAATTAAGACACTTCATCCTGGCAAGCTTGGCATGGGCTCTGGAAGCTTTTCACACCATGGTCATGATCTTCGCCGACCGTGAACCGGGGTGGCGGTGCTTGGACGGCGCCGCCGGTTCAGGATGTTATCCTGAAGCTAAAAGTGTGTGCGAGCTCGAGCCGGGTTCGTGGGAATGGATCGGTGGGCCGGGGACCTCGACGGTGGCCGAGTTCGGGTTGGTTTGTGGACAGAAATACAAGGTTGGATTGGTTCAAGCATTGTTTTTCGGAGGCTGCATGATTG GGGCTGGAGTATTTGGCCATCTATCAGACTCCAGATTAGGAAGAAAAGGCTCTCTAATTGTTGTTTGCATCTTAAATGGCATTTTCGGTTGCCTAACAGCACTCTCTCCTGGCTACCGGACTTATGTGCTGTTGCGGGTTCTTACCGGCTTCAGCACTGGTGGCGCTGGCCTCTGCTCCTTCGTCCTTTCCACCGAACCCATTGGCCCAACAAAGCGTGGCATCGCCGGAATGTCAACCTTCTATTTCTTCTCGGGCGGCATTGCCGTTCTCTCCGGTATAGCCTACATTTTCCAATCGTGGAGAAATCTCTATATAGCTTCATCCATACCTTCGGTTGTTTTCCTCGCGATCCTGTGCCCTTTTGTCTCCGAATCCCCTAGATGGTGCCTCATCAGAGGCAAGTTGAGCAAAGCCATGAAAATAATGACCAACGTAGCTAAATCAAACGGAAAGCACCTCCCTGATGGAGTCATCCTTGCCCTCGACGATGATGTCAACAACCATGAAAGTAAGGTTCGGAGTGATGCTAAAACTGATTCGGGATCGAAGGAAGCCGTAACAGGTTCTGTGGTAGACGTTGTTCGGTTCCCAGTCACAAGAGTCCGCTTATTTCTGGCGGTGGCTATTAATTTTACGTGCTCTGTGGTCTACTACGGCCTGAGCCTAAATGTAGTCAACCTGGGAACCAATCTTTACCTTGGTGTTCTCCTAAATGCGGTGGCAGAGCTGCCTGCTTATTTCCTAACAGCAATCCTGTTGGATAGATTCGGGCGAAAGCCGTTAGCCATTGGCACACAATGGTTCAGCGGCTTATTTTGCGTGATAGGGTGCCTGTTCAAGTGGTTTGGAACATTGGAAGTGGTTCAAATGATTTGCGGGGTTTTGGGGATATTTGGGATGGCTGGAACATACAACTTGTTATTTATCTACACCGTTGAACTGTTCCCGACAGTGGTCAGAAATGCAGCGCTTGGTTGTGCAACTCAGGCAGCGCAAATGGGAGCTATATTGTCACCATTTGTGGTGGTTTTGGGTGGGGGTTTGCCTTTCGCAGTGTTTGGTGCATGTGGGATTTTGGGAGGAGTGTTAGCATATGGGCTTCCAGAAACCTTAAACAAGCCATTGTACGATACGATGACTGGAATGGAAGATGGAGAACGAGAAGGCACGGTTGTTTAA